In one window of Henckelia pumila isolate YLH828 chromosome 1, ASM3356847v2, whole genome shotgun sequence DNA:
- the LOC140862319 gene encoding uncharacterized protein, whose amino-acid sequence MADEVDNHTVLDLIRPPVARYGSSIVRPTVEANSFELKPSIIQMIHFQARFGGTFQEDPYAHLEHFLSICDIFKFNGVTSDAVRLRLCPFSLQGDALEWLDDLPTGNQGQQSYNSYNNTYNQNWQSQPKKEVQKPSFEEIMMMYVAGTEARLQSQEHMLQKLETQMAHIATQLSTRPTGAFPSNTEPNPKGVNAIMVVTRSQSENPEQQRDEETSMEGPKRSEVKKDARAENCSTVGRKDALAHMPNYSRFLKDLLRNKKKLNDVPQVTINEECSAVLKIKLPTKSQDPRRFSIPCQIGNLSLKNILCDLGSSINLMPYSLAQKLGIENIEPTSIPLKFVDGSVKYPRGVVENILVKIDKFFYLVDFVILDMNEDCEVPLILGRPFLAASRALVDVENEELVLRLNNEQVVFTMIKSDSDSSNLKSCSDVNFIDVIHDVGECQQIQFSVGICPLQNLYSGEACSCRIDLSFFKMMDKPP is encoded by the exons ATGGCAGATGAAGTTGACAATCACACGGTTCTGGATCTAATTCGCCCACCTGTTGCTagatatggatctagcatagttcgtcCTACTGTAGAGGCAAACagttttgagctgaagccttcTATCATTCAGATGATCCACTTTCAGGCACGGTTTGGGGGCACTTTTCAGGAGgatccttacgctcatctggagcatttTCTGTCAATATGCGACATATTTAAGTTCAATGGGGTAACCTctgatgcagtgagactgcGGTTATGCCCATTTTCTCTGCAGGGGGATGCACTTGAGTGGCTAGATGATCTGCCTACCG gaaaCCAAGGACAGCAGTCATACAACTCATACAACAACACCTACAATCAGAACTGGCAGAGTCAACCTAAGAAAGAGGTGCAGAAGCCAAGCTTTGAGGAGATAATGATGATGTACGTGGCTGGTACAGAAGCTCGGCTACAGAGTCAAGAACATATGCTGCAGAAGTTGGAGACTCAGATGGCTCATATAGCAACCCAACTGTCTACTCGTCCTACTGGAGCTTTTCCAagcaacactgaaccaaatcccaaaggcgtgaatgctatcatggtcGTGACTCGATCACAGTCTGAAAACCCTGAGCAACAGAGGGACGAAGAGACGAGTATGGAAGGGCCGAAGAGGTCAGAAGTAAAGAAGGATGCGCGTGCTGAAAATTGTTCCACGGTAGGTAGGAAAG atgcattAGCTCACATGCCAAATTATTCCAGATTTCTGAAGGATTTACTGAGGAATAAAAAGAAGTTGAATGATGTGCCGCAAGTCACAATTAATGAGGAATGCTCAGCGGTGCTGAAAATTAAGCTTCCAACCAAATCTCAAGATCCAAGGAGATTTTCTATACCTTGCCAAATTGGAAATTTATCATTGAAGAATATTTTGTGTGATTTAGGATCGAGCATAAATTTGATGCCCTATTCACTTGCTCAAAAATTAGgtatagaaaatattgaacctacCTCTATCCCTCTTAAATTTGTTGATGGATCTGTTAAATACCCAAGAGGAGTGGTGGAGAATATTTTAGTCAAGATAgacaaatttttttatcttgtagattttgttattcttgacatgaatGAAGATTGCGAGGTCCCTCTGATTCTAGGGCGTCcatttcttgctgctagtagggcCTTAGTGGATGTTGAAAATGAAGAGTTAGTGTTGAGATTGAATAATGAGCAAGTCGTGTTTACTATGATTAAGTCGGATAGCGATAGctcaaatttaaaatcttgctcTGATGTCAATTTTATTGATGTGATTCATGATGTTGGGGAATGTCAGCAGATTCAGTTCTCCGTAGGAATTTGTCCCTTGCAAAATCTCTATAGCGGTGAAGCATGCAGTTGTAGGATTGATCTGAGTTTTTTCAAGATgatggataaaccaccttga